A window from Chelmon rostratus isolate fCheRos1 chromosome 13, fCheRos1.pri, whole genome shotgun sequence encodes these proteins:
- the arhgap20 gene encoding rho GTPase-activating protein 20 has product METMSPQQGTMGQNRSDSLTGESKTPPDNKKKMKTLAQRRQSAPSLVISKALTRSRSTSRESCLAPVSPESCPLVQAFLAECPGRLFLGHAQTQLKTGLQTQDRHLFLFTDTLLVAKAKSPTHFKVKAQVRVCEMWMASCVEEVCEGSTNPERSFVMGWPTYNYVATFSSEEHKDKWLALIKSRIIEGKEKDDPKTVPLKIFAKDIGNCAYAKTLAVSNTDSTTDVIRMALLQFGISGCVKDHRLWVSSSKDDPPYPLIGHEFPFSIKMSHIRDGGSSGGGLGGGAGRDSTSPTDCPGVLLLDQCLPPDTQCQFILKHSKVAPGPLIEPGQQKSFKRKRSLINWPFWKGSNTQLDGLPLSPTSLSPTQGRLFGRPLSSVCSPDHGLPKTVMDMLVFLYLEGPYTRGVFRRSAGAKACRELRDRLDSGAEDPEITHQSVFVIAAVLKDFLRNIPGSLLCVELYNQWMDVMEGDGGEDRTQAVQRLLHLLPGDNLLLLRHVIAVLHCIQGNAQDNQMNAFNLSVCIAPSMLWAPAPSTPEMEGEGTKKVCELVLFLIENCCGVLGEDVTSLFRSFSQKSSSSDHGSDVSSFQMNDSSYDSLENELNDDPESPYQEQLPLRDKDKPDSRSRDSVITLSDCDPDPDPETDLQLQLPPLARPRRFSPAVRQPRTRQANGPSQGPRRLRRSSEPALALPSTTASATVTAQADNRRVPMRKASYDAAMEGEGEEDEVFLEKGLSALQLKEEEEDGCDKGGAKVQNGGRRKLKHPPPPPLRLDASCSSLSSPATSPTGSSLSSLDSAFSQYSTDYATNGAIPFVEPAPLSPVCPGRPQPSPRGSPPHREAPPHWPKSTQPPRTSQTPSHPHGLHPNTWLKKERRLSLKQPDNGHTEEDLPVVNGKTQPTSNGYSTGAQEAAVTNRDCRQRSSSPPSYQQALLQLQRSRSPFYRGTEKPLTVRELRQLHDQTCSYRPPIPASPNDAKPHTGSEATQRLTRHEWMQPPQGVFYGQSATTLVLQRQKSHSLTPAMEGHKGRRTFALPRRASEPAKVTANSHPASSLSLDRPHISKGQPQDGGLRVSEVEPNHAEPRFCLSPSATRAVRDYFSSQGQEDADGCLRRSQEVALAIVQGKREWQSRRCSDPRVDEFDQLFFAEESYV; this is encoded by the exons ATGGAAACCATGTCACCGCAGCAGGGGACCATGGGCCAGAACAGATCCGACTCTCTGACGGGAGAGAGCAAGACGCCCCCCGATAACAAGAAG AAGATGAAGACCTTGGCCCAGAGACGACAGTCAGCTCCCTCGCTGGTCATCAGCAAAGCACTTACCAGATCCAGAAGCACGTCCAG GGAAAGCTGCCTGGCACCTGTCAGCCCAGAGTCTTGTCCCCTCGTCCAGGCCTTCCTGGCGGAGTGTCCGGGCCGTCTATTCCTGGGTCACGCCCAAACACAACTGAAGACTGGCCTGCAGACGCAGGACAgacacctcttcctcttcaccgACACGCTGCTCGTCGCCAAGGCCAA ATCTCCCACCCATTTCAAGGTGAAAGCCCAAGTCCGAGTGTGTGAGATGTGGATGGCCAGCTGTGTAGAGGAGGTGTGCGAGGGAAGCACCAACCCAGAGAGGAGCTTCGTCATGGGCTGGCCCACCTACAACTATGTGGCCACCTTCAG ctctgaggagCACAAGGACAAGTGGTTGGCACTCATCAAAAG TCGGATCATCGAGGGAAAAGAGAAGGACGACCCCAAGACTGTTCCTCTCAAGATATTCGCAAAGGACATTGGAAACTGTGCATAT GCCAAGACACTTGCGGTCAGCAACACCGACAGCACCACTGATGTCATCCGCAtggctctgctgcagtttggcaTATCA GGCTGTGTTAAAGACCACCGGTTGTGGGTGAGCTCCAGTAAGGACGACCCTCCATACCCTCTCATTG GCCACGAGTTTCCCTTCAGCATTAAGATGAGCCACATTCGGGATGGCGGGAGCAGCGGGGGAGGactgggaggaggagcagggagagacTCGACGAGTCCCACAGACTGTCCaggggtgctgctgctggaccagtGTCTCCCACCAGACACCCAGTGCCAGTTTATCCTCAAACACAGCAAGGTTGCCCCGGGTCCGCTTATAG AGCCTGGTCAGCAGAAGTCTTTTAAGAGGAAGAGGTCTCTGATCAACTGGCCTTTCTGGAAGGGCTCCAACACACAGCTGGACGGCCTGCCGCTGTCCCCGACCTCGCTGTCCCCCACTCAGGGACGGCTGTTCGGGCGACCCCTGAGCTCCGTCTGCTCCCCAGACCACGGCCTGCCCAAGACTGTCATG gACATGTTGGTGTTCCTGTACCTGGAGGGGCCGTACACCAGGGGCGTCTTTAGGCGCTCGGCCGGGGCCAAAGCCTGCCGGGAGCTTCGGGACAGACTGGACAGCGGGGCCGAGGACCCAGAGATCACGCACCAGTCTGTGTTCGTCATTGCCGCTGTCCTCAAG GATTTCCTGCGGAATATCCCGggcagcctgctgtgtgtggagCTGTACAACCAGTGGATGGATGTGATGGAAGGAGACGGAGGCGAGGACAGGACGCAGGCTGTCCAGAG gtTGCTCCACCTCCTGCCCGGTGACAACCTGCTTCTGCTGCGGCATGTGATCGCCGTGCTGCACTGTATCCAAGGCAACGCCCAAGACAACCAGATGAATGCCTTCAACCTGTCCGTCTGCATCGCTCCCAGCATGCTTTGGGCTCCGGCGCCAAGCACCCCcgagatggagggggagggtaCCAAAAAG GTGTGTGAGCTGGTCCTCTTCCTCATAGAGAACTGCTGCGGCGTCCTGGGAGAAGACGTGACCTCGCTGTTCAGGAGCTTCAGccagaagagcagcagcagtgaccaCGGATCAG ACGTGTCGTCCTTCCAGATGAACGACTCGTCCTATGACAGTCTGGAGAACGAGCTGAATGACGACCCCGAGTCTCCCTACCAGGAACAGCTGCCCCTTCGCGACAAGGACAAGCCGGACAGCCGCAGCCGCGACTCCGTCATCACCCTCAGCGATTGCGACCCCGACCCCGACCCTGAGACcgacctccagctgcagctccccCCATTGGCCAGACCCAGGAGGTTCAGCCCTGCGGTCCGACAGCCCCGCACCCGCCAGGCCAACGGCCCGTCACAGGGCCccaggaggctgaggaggagttcagagcCCGCCCTGGCCCTGCCGAGCACGACGGCCTCGGCCACAGTGACTGCTCAGGCCGATAACCGCCGCGTGCCGATGAGGAAGGCGAGCTATGATGCTGCCATGGAGGGGGAGGGCGAGGAGGACGAGGTGTTTCTGGAGAAGGGCCTGAGCGCACTGCAGctaaaggaggaggaagaggatggatgCGATAAGGGAGGAGCCAAAGTCCAGAATGGTGGGCGGAGGAAGCTGAAGCACCCCCCTCCGCCTCCATTGCGACTGGATGCCAGCTGTTCCAGTCTGTCGTCACCAGCAACCTCACCCACTGGCTCCTCCCTCAGCTCTTTGGACTCCGCCTTCTCACAGTACTCTACTGACTATGCCACCAATGGGGCAATTCCATTTGTTGAGCCCGCTCCTCTCTCCCCTGTGTGTCCTGGACGGCCCCAGCCGTCACCCAGGGGCTCCCCTCCTCACAGGGAAGCCCCGCCTCATTGGCCAAAGTCCACCCAGCCCCCTCGGACCAGCCAAACCCCCTCCCACCCTCATGGCCTCCACCCTAACACATGGCTGAAGAAGGAACGCCGCCTGTCACTAAAACAGCCTGATAatggacacacagaggaggacttGCCTGTGGTAAACGGGAAGACCCAACCAACCAGTAACGGGTACTCCACCGGTGCCCAGGAGGCCGCGGTGACCAACCGAGACTGCCGACAGAGATCCAGCAGTCCTCCGTCCTACCAgcaggctctgctgcagctgcagcgcaGCCGCTCTCCTTTCTACAGGGGGACAGAGAAACCTCTGACAGTCAGAGAGCTGAGGCAGCTCCACGACCAGACCTGCTCCTACAGACCCCCGATCCCAGCATCCCCTAACGATGCCaaaccacacacaggaagtgaggcTACACAGAGACTGACTAGACATGAGTGGATGCAGCCCCCACAGGGTGTTTTCTATGGACAGAGCGCCACCACTCTAGTCCTCCAGAGGCAAAAGTCCCACTCCCTGACTCCGGCCATGGAGGGACACAAAGGGAGGAGGACCTTTGCCCTTCCCCGCCGAGCATCCGAACCTGCCAAGGTCACTGCAAACTCACACCCTGCCTCCAGCCTCTCCCTGGACAGACCACACATTTCAAAAGGTCAGCCCCAAGATGGCGGCCTGAGAGTCTCGGAGGTGGAGCCCAACCACGCTGAGCCACGCTTCTGCCTGTCTCCCTCCGCCACCCGCGCTGTAAGGGACTATTTTTCCTCCCAGGGTCAGGAGGATGCAGATGGCTGCCTGAGGAGGAGTCAGGAGGTGGCGCTAGCTATTGTGCAGGGGAAGAGGGAATGGCAGAGCAGGCGGTGCAGTGACCCACGAGTGGATGAGTTTGACCAGCTGTTTTTTGCAGAAGAGTCGTACGTGTAA